A stretch of Aedes aegypti strain LVP_AGWG chromosome 2, AaegL5.0 Primary Assembly, whole genome shotgun sequence DNA encodes these proteins:
- the LOC5564517 gene encoding translin, with product MQNVVVKEIFDGFNEYLNKEQELREQIREVVREIDQAAKEATIALQVIHSSLTEVSTACAAARNQFEVCRKGYQRLAGLIPEGQYYRYNDHWHFVTQRVVFLVALTVYLEKGFLVSRDTTAEVLGMKTKKVDGFHLDIEDYLMGVLQLASELSRYATNSVTLGDYDRPLVISKFVADLNSGFRLLNLKNDGLRKRFDALKYDVKKIEEIVYDISIRGLRGDSTTGSTAAPPAEQ from the exons ATGCAGAACGttgtagtcaaggaaattttcgatGGGTTCAATGAGTACCTCAATAAGGAGCAGGAACTTCGCGAG CAAATCCGTGAAGTGGTCCGTGAGATTGACCAAGCCGCCAAAGAGGCTACCATTGCCTTGCAGGTGATCCACAGCAGCCTGACTGAAGTGTCCACTGCCTGTGCGGCCGCTCGTAATCAGTTTGAGGTATGCCGCAAGGGCTACCAACGTTTGGCTGGACTGATTCCGGAAGGTCAGTACTATCGGTACAACGACCACTGGCATTTCGTAACGCAGCGGGTTGTCTTCCTGGTGGCGCTGACCGTTTACCTGGAGAAAGGTTTCCTCGTCAGCCGGGACACCACGGCAGAAGTTCTAGGAA TGAAAACCAAAAAGGTCGATGGATTCCACCTCGATATTGAAGATTATCTGATGGGAGTTCTTCAGCTGGCGTCAGAACTG AGCCGCTATGCTACGAATTCGGTCACCCTGGGGGACTACGATCGTCCGTTGGTCATTTCCAAGTTTGTGGCCGATCTGAATTCCGGTTTCCGCCTGTTGAATCTGAAGAATGATGGCCTGCGCAAGCGGTTCGATGCACTGAAGTACGATGTCAAGAAGATCGAGGAGATCGTGTACGACATCAGCATTCGAGGGCTCAGGGGCGATTCGACGACCGGATCGACGGCAGCGCCGCCGGCGGAGCAGTAA